One genomic region from Candidatus Methylomirabilis sp. encodes:
- a CDS encoding SDR family NAD(P)-dependent oxidoreductase: MAGLLAGRVALITGASQGIGRAVAAAFGREGATLALCARRPAPLEQAAAALREQGVDVLALPADLGKAADIASLVEGVRQRFGRLHVLVNNASLLGPMVPLAEYPPEAWEAVLAVNLTGPFLLTGACLPLLRAAGGGSVINVSSGVGRTGRKGWGAYAVSKFGLEGFTQILADELREEGIRVNAVNPGGTRTVMRAAAMPGEDPMTLPTPEAITPVFLYLASEASRDATGKSLDARDWIGKSVGSAGRAAGPGERTAG; encoded by the coding sequence ATGGCCGGGTTGCTGGCCGGCCGCGTCGCGCTCATCACCGGGGCGAGTCAGGGGATTGGCCGGGCGGTGGCGGCAGCCTTCGGGAGGGAGGGCGCTACCCTTGCCCTGTGTGCCCGCCGCCCGGCCCCTCTCGAGCAGGCGGCGGCGGCGCTGCGGGAGCAGGGGGTGGATGTCCTTGCCCTTCCGGCCGACCTAGGGAAGGCTGCCGACATCGCGTCCCTGGTGGAGGGCGTGCGCCAGCGTTTCGGACGGCTCCACGTCCTCGTGAACAACGCGAGCCTGCTCGGCCCCATGGTCCCCCTGGCGGAGTACCCTCCCGAGGCCTGGGAGGCGGTTCTGGCCGTCAACCTGACCGGGCCGTTCCTCCTTACGGGCGCCTGCCTCCCGCTCCTGCGGGCGGCCGGGGGAGGGTCCGTCATCAACGTGAGCTCGGGAGTGGGCCGGACGGGGCGGAAGGGCTGGGGGGCGTATGCCGTCTCGAAGTTCGGCCTGGAGGGGTTCACCCAGATCCTGGCGGACGAGCTCCGGGAGGAGGGGATCCGGGTCAACGCCGTCAACCCCGGCGGGACCCGGACTGTCATGCGGGCCGCCGCGATGCCCGGCGAGGATCCGATGACTCTCCCCACCCCCGAGGCCATTACCCCGGTGTTTCTCTATCTGGCGAGCGAGGCCTCCCGGGACGCGACGGGCAAGTCCCTGGACGCGCGGGACTGGATCGGCAAGTCGGTAGGCTCAGCAGGGCGGGCCGCCGGCCCGGGGGAGCGAACCGCGGGATAA
- a CDS encoding MGMT family protein — MYTLVRRIPRGRVLTYGQVAALLGDPRWARTVGWALAACPPGAAPCHRVLNGRGACSPGYASGHPERQRARLKTEGVRFRLDGTIDLATYGWLGPPRARHRSRMRGSPEAPWPSKCT, encoded by the coding sequence GTGTACACCCTGGTCCGGCGGATCCCCAGAGGCCGGGTCCTGACCTACGGGCAGGTCGCGGCCCTGCTCGGGGACCCTCGCTGGGCCAGAACGGTGGGCTGGGCCCTCGCCGCTTGTCCGCCCGGGGCCGCCCCGTGCCACCGGGTGCTCAACGGTCGGGGTGCCTGCTCGCCCGGCTACGCGAGCGGGCATCCCGAGCGCCAGCGCGCCCGGCTGAAGACCGAGGGGGTGCGCTTTCGCCTGGACGGGACGATAGACCTCGCCACCTACGGCTGGCTCGGGCCCCCCCGAGCCCGCCACCGCTCCCGGATGCGCGGGAGCCCGGAAGCACCATGGCCGTCGAAGTGTACCTGA
- a CDS encoding Mov34/MPN/PAD-1 family protein — translation MAVEVYLSENAFIGLLVSTIEVYRRECFGILLGHSTPDRVFVDFAVPYQTATRKFREVHIDWKRSARVEEAVRGTSRWELVGDYHSHAMYGPARASTELSTEDQEFFADGTVGIVVAINDIRRPKRWAYSPGGIISGAVNGYSIRIAAYAKRNSQIDKAPIICPYAVGFMGKRRVSARAG, via the coding sequence ATGGCCGTCGAAGTGTACCTGAGCGAGAACGCCTTTATCGGCCTCCTGGTCTCGACCATCGAGGTCTACCGCCGGGAGTGCTTTGGCATCCTCCTGGGCCACAGCACGCCCGACCGGGTCTTCGTGGACTTTGCCGTCCCCTACCAGACAGCCACCCGCAAGTTCCGGGAGGTCCACATCGACTGGAAGCGGAGTGCCCGGGTGGAGGAGGCGGTCCGGGGCACCTCCCGCTGGGAGCTGGTGGGGGACTACCACTCCCACGCGATGTACGGGCCGGCCCGGGCCAGCACCGAACTCTCGACGGAGGACCAGGAGTTCTTCGCCGACGGGACGGTGGGGATCGTGGTAGCCATCAACGACATCCGCCGGCCCAAGCGCTGGGCGTACAGCCCGGGGGGGATCATCTCGGGCGCCGTCAACGGCTACAGCATCCGGATCGCGGCCTACGCCAAGCGGAACAGCCAGATCGACAAGGCCCCCATTATCTGCCCGTACGCCGTGGGCTTCATGGGGAAGCGGCGGGTCTCTGCCCGGGCCGGATGA
- a CDS encoding TIGR02757 family protein: MSRPSRRALRAKLEALTRKYGAAYLRTSALMFPRRYREPADREVVGLLAASLAYGRVDLFARAVETVLAALGEHPAAAVRRFLPRRDRKSLSTFRYRLNRPDDVVAALWALRQLLEAFGSLKACFLAGYCPEDEDIRPALTAFVDRLYQIDFTPVFPAGIPSRGFAHLFPNPRTGGACKRLNLFLRWMVRPDDGLDLGLWPEVSPAKLIIPLDTHVARVARGLGLTRLKSPGWRMAKAITEALKVFDPADPVRYDYALCRFGILEGAGKGRRAGPLRAVGGGP; encoded by the coding sequence ATGAGCCGACCGTCGCGCCGCGCTCTCCGGGCGAAGCTGGAGGCCCTCACGCGCAAGTACGGCGCCGCCTACCTCCGGACGTCGGCACTCATGTTCCCCCGGCGCTACCGGGAGCCGGCGGATCGGGAGGTGGTCGGGCTGCTCGCCGCCTCCCTGGCCTATGGCCGCGTGGATCTGTTCGCCCGGGCCGTCGAGACGGTACTCGCGGCGCTGGGAGAGCACCCGGCGGCGGCGGTCCGCCGCTTCCTCCCCCGGCGGGACCGGAAAAGCCTCTCGACCTTCCGATACCGCCTGAACCGCCCCGATGACGTCGTCGCCGCCCTCTGGGCCCTCCGGCAGCTTCTGGAAGCCTTCGGCTCCCTGAAGGCCTGCTTCCTGGCCGGCTACTGCCCGGAGGACGAGGACATCCGGCCGGCCCTCACGGCCTTCGTAGACCGCCTCTATCAGATCGACTTCACCCCTGTCTTCCCCGCCGGGATCCCCTCCCGCGGCTTCGCCCACCTCTTCCCGAACCCGCGGACCGGCGGCGCCTGCAAGCGCCTGAACCTGTTCCTCCGGTGGATGGTCCGGCCGGACGACGGCCTGGACCTCGGGCTCTGGCCGGAGGTCTCGCCCGCCAAGCTCATCATCCCGCTCGACACCCACGTGGCCCGGGTGGCGCGGGGGCTCGGGCTCACGCGTCTCAAGAGCCCCGGCTGGCGGATGGCCAAGGCGATCACGGAGGCCCTGAAGGTCTTCGATCCGGCCGATCCGGTCCGCTACGACTACGCCCTCTGCCGCTTCGGGATCCTGGAGGGGGCGGGGAAGGGGCGCCGGGCCGGTCCGCTGCGGGCGGTCGGAGGCGGGCCGTGA